One Bacillus sp. 2205SS5-2 genomic window carries:
- a CDS encoding glycerophosphoryl diester phosphodiesterase membrane domain-containing protein encodes MNSQFNKPKGFGEILDLTFRLSKNHFKHFLLIFLILIGPIFLVQALMELLTGTNFFREVGTGSNWFEQIISSFDQSFFESEAEMAEFDVIGTLMLIVIGILSFFLVPIADAAVLIAINHIRLNEEYTVKNVIKKAFTRYWAIIGSTLLFWIISFGIIVLPAIILVTSGFFVSIMNIWASIIMSLIFLVGFGLLIGYLLIRWSFYFGAVVLEDDALGLSRSWQLTRNRGWVLIGLFITLFIILGIVGSAFEFTFGALLGNSVLFTLIVSLVTLFTSMVNAVAFAVIFFDLRTRHDGDDLKELIHEYDVIQK; translated from the coding sequence GTGAATTCACAATTTAATAAGCCAAAAGGATTTGGGGAAATCCTTGATCTAACGTTTCGATTGAGTAAAAATCATTTCAAACATTTTCTACTCATTTTCCTTATTCTGATAGGTCCGATTTTTTTGGTTCAAGCACTGATGGAGTTATTAACAGGAACTAATTTTTTTCGAGAAGTAGGGACAGGATCGAACTGGTTTGAGCAAATTATTTCGAGCTTTGATCAGTCGTTTTTTGAATCTGAGGCAGAAATGGCAGAATTTGATGTGATCGGTACCTTGATGCTCATTGTCATCGGGATTCTATCGTTCTTTTTAGTTCCTATAGCAGATGCAGCGGTATTGATTGCTATCAATCATATTCGTTTAAACGAAGAATACACAGTGAAAAATGTCATTAAAAAGGCGTTTACACGCTATTGGGCTATTATCGGAAGTACTCTTTTATTTTGGATTATTTCTTTTGGTATCATTGTCTTACCGGCCATCATTTTGGTTACTTCAGGTTTTTTTGTATCGATAATGAATATTTGGGCTTCGATTATTATGAGTCTAATATTCTTGGTTGGTTTTGGTCTGCTGATTGGCTATTTGCTTATTCGTTGGAGCTTTTATTTTGGGGCCGTTGTGCTTGAGGATGATGCACTAGGGCTCTCAAGAAGTTGGCAACTTACAAGAAACCGTGGCTGGGTGCTTATAGGTTTATTTATTACGTTATTCATTATTCTTGGTATCGTCGGATCGGCGTTTGAATTTACGTTTGGTGCCCTTTTAGGGAATAGTGTTTTATTTACGCTAATTGTCAGTCTCGTGACTTTATTCACTTCAATGGTCAATGCCGTCGCTTTTGCAGTGATATTTTTTGATTTACGAACCAGACATGATGGAGATGACTTGAAAGAACTTATCCATGAGTATGATGTTATCCAAAAATGA
- a CDS encoding lysine N(6)-hydroxylase/L-ornithine N(5)-oxygenase family protein, whose amino-acid sequence MSNKLYDLIGVGVGPFNLSLAALLEGNSEVDAVFFDQKPQFDWHKGMLIVGTRLQVPFMADLVTLADPTNRYSFLNYLSEKNRLYPFYFLQRLDIPRREYNDYCQWVANELENCRFGQRVVELDYNQSEEYFLVTVENIETNEQATYHSKNLVLGTGSVPALPKSLQGLPEENVFHTSKFLENQERCRKAKSITVIGSGQSAAEAFRELLKERMEHQYKLTWITRSKSFLSMEESKLSVEQFSPDYVNYFYQFPQEKKDEIFASQDLLYKGISSHTINDIYNLLYEHSVSGEDLNLGLQVLTEVNEIRVEEGQCEIFCHQWQQDKDFTHESEVVIVGTGYRPNVPSFIKEKLGSYIKWDDHGRYEVEADYRLRLNIPNQIYVHSGISHSHGVGSTNLGLAVHRNKVIINHLVDKELFPMQEKNVFQNFDADKLQ is encoded by the coding sequence GTGTCTAACAAATTATATGATTTAATTGGAGTTGGGGTAGGTCCTTTTAATTTGAGCTTAGCCGCTTTACTTGAGGGCAATTCAGAGGTGGATGCGGTCTTTTTTGACCAGAAACCTCAATTTGATTGGCATAAGGGGATGTTGATTGTTGGGACGAGGTTGCAGGTCCCGTTTATGGCGGACCTAGTGACTTTAGCGGATCCAACGAACCGATATAGTTTTTTAAATTATCTGTCTGAAAAAAATCGTTTGTATCCATTTTATTTTTTACAAAGATTGGATATTCCGAGAAGGGAATATAATGATTATTGTCAGTGGGTGGCCAATGAATTAGAGAATTGCCGTTTTGGGCAAAGGGTCGTGGAGCTAGATTACAATCAAAGTGAAGAATATTTTTTAGTGACAGTTGAAAATATTGAAACGAATGAACAAGCTACCTATCATAGTAAAAACCTCGTCTTAGGAACGGGAAGTGTTCCTGCGCTGCCGAAATCATTACAAGGTCTACCAGAAGAAAATGTTTTTCATACGTCTAAATTTCTTGAAAATCAAGAGCGGTGTCGAAAAGCAAAATCGATCACAGTTATTGGGTCGGGCCAAAGTGCGGCTGAAGCATTTCGTGAATTATTAAAAGAAAGAATGGAGCATCAATACAAATTAACGTGGATCACACGATCGAAAAGCTTTTTATCGATGGAAGAATCGAAGTTGAGTGTTGAACAGTTTTCGCCTGATTACGTGAATTATTTCTATCAATTCCCTCAGGAAAAGAAAGATGAGATATTTGCTTCTCAGGATTTATTGTATAAAGGAATAAGCTCTCATACGATTAATGATATTTATAATTTACTATATGAACATTCCGTATCAGGTGAAGATTTGAACTTAGGACTTCAGGTGTTAACTGAGGTTAATGAAATACGCGTGGAGGAAGGCCAGTGTGAAATTTTCTGTCATCAATGGCAACAAGATAAAGATTTCACTCATGAAAGTGAAGTGGTAATCGTAGGTACTGGTTATCGTCCGAATGTGCCGAGCTTTATTAAAGAGAAATTAGGGTCATATATTAAATGGGATGACCATGGAAGATATGAGGTAGAGGCGGATTATCGTCTGCGCTTAAATATTCCTAATCAAATCTATGTTCATAGCGGAATCTCTCATAGTCATGGAGTAGGGTCCACTAATTTAGGGCTAGCTGTGCACCGAAATAAAGTGATTATCAATCACCTAGTCGACAAAGAGCTATTTCCGATGCAAGAGAAAAATGTATTTCAGAATTTTGATGCAGATAAGCTTCAGTAA
- a CDS encoding AAA family ATPase: MNSEITSLIEKYEERIVGQNTNLKLLLSAILAGGHVLLEGVPGTGKTQMVKTLASLVGGTFNRIQFTPDLLPSDITGSTIYNLKDSNFQTIKGPIFTNILLADEINRTPAKTQAALLEAMEESQVTIQGETYPLSEVFFVVATQNPIEFEGTYPLPEAQQDRFLFKLDINFPSLEEEKNVLKQVLEKRFTASEIAAILDINTLLSIRKEIKNVTVSDAVLDYIMKIVRRTRETESIRFGASTRAAISIGKSAQAWSYLSGRDYVTPDDIKIVARPALRHRIQLSPHMELEGVTIDTIIQELVGSIPVPR, encoded by the coding sequence GTGAACTCAGAAATCACATCCTTAATAGAAAAATATGAAGAGCGAATAGTCGGGCAAAATACCAATCTTAAATTACTGCTATCAGCTATTCTTGCTGGTGGGCACGTTTTACTTGAAGGAGTTCCAGGAACAGGGAAAACACAAATGGTGAAAACACTAGCTAGTTTAGTAGGAGGGACCTTCAACCGAATTCAATTCACACCTGATTTACTGCCCAGTGATATTACAGGAAGCACGATCTACAATCTAAAAGACAGCAACTTTCAAACTATTAAGGGACCAATTTTTACGAATATTTTACTAGCGGATGAAATCAACCGTACTCCAGCGAAAACGCAGGCGGCACTATTAGAGGCGATGGAAGAAAGTCAGGTTACCATTCAAGGAGAAACCTATCCACTTTCAGAAGTTTTCTTTGTCGTCGCGACACAAAATCCAATTGAGTTTGAAGGGACTTATCCGCTTCCAGAAGCACAGCAAGATCGTTTTTTATTTAAACTAGATATTAACTTCCCTTCATTAGAAGAAGAGAAAAATGTGCTAAAACAAGTGTTGGAAAAAAGATTTACCGCCAGTGAAATTGCAGCCATACTAGATATAAATACATTGCTAAGTATACGTAAAGAGATTAAAAACGTTACCGTTAGTGATGCAGTATTAGATTATATTATGAAAATTGTTAGACGAACACGAGAAACCGAATCGATTCGCTTTGGCGCAAGTACAAGAGCAGCCATTTCGATTGGGAAATCAGCTCAAGCATGGTCCTATTTATCAGGTCGTGATTATGTAACTCCTGATGATATTAAAATTGTCGCTCGACCGGCTCTTCGCCACCGTATTCAATTATCTCCGCATATGGAATTGGAGGGTGTGACCATTGACACAATTATTCAAGAGTTGGTGGGCTCGATTCCTGTTCCAAGATAA
- a CDS encoding DUF4350 domain-containing protein — MKFSSNWKVWAGLAVLISAFLMLSSLVTSQKPKEYPPFDSQSPSPTGMKAIYQFLGDEQLSVKRWIYSPEKLPSGKDNQLLVMVEPFTMPNSRETNEYEAFMEAGNTILLVKENPKGMFDLKTTMKEDIFADNEMQEIDLVGRSSSFRLEENGEEDVLIEDKSGVLAFKQIKGDGQLIVATFPTIFMNQNIPKRENIGLILTLLNEGNAAEGTILFDEYSHSGESAATFLTLYPRWFLLLLLQGTLGVFLWLWYRGKRFGFILIPREETVRFSDEKLQALAAWYMKGRQYQASLTIQGDYVRMLLQERWGVPVHKEWLDIEDSLSKLSWSKKERHSFLAGITDTLTKEKITKQEFLQWSLKIDRMRKEVEDRELRNHILNRKI; from the coding sequence ATGAAATTCAGTTCAAATTGGAAAGTGTGGGCCGGGCTTGCTGTACTTATTAGTGCCTTTCTTATGCTAAGTAGCTTGGTAACCTCCCAAAAACCAAAGGAATATCCCCCTTTCGATTCACAATCGCCTTCTCCTACTGGGATGAAGGCCATATATCAGTTTCTTGGAGATGAGCAACTTTCTGTGAAAAGGTGGATTTATAGTCCAGAGAAATTGCCTTCTGGTAAGGATAACCAGTTACTCGTTATGGTCGAGCCGTTCACAATGCCTAACAGTAGGGAGACAAACGAGTATGAAGCGTTCATGGAGGCTGGAAATACTATACTATTAGTAAAAGAAAATCCAAAAGGGATGTTTGATCTTAAGACAACCATGAAGGAAGATATCTTTGCCGACAATGAGATGCAGGAGATAGATCTTGTTGGCCGTAGTTCCTCTTTTCGATTAGAAGAAAATGGTGAAGAAGATGTTCTAATTGAAGATAAATCAGGTGTGCTCGCATTTAAGCAAATCAAGGGAGATGGGCAATTAATTGTGGCTACCTTCCCGACCATTTTCATGAATCAAAACATTCCTAAACGTGAGAATATAGGCTTAATTCTAACTCTACTAAATGAGGGGAACGCTGCGGAAGGGACCATTCTCTTTGACGAATACTCTCATAGCGGAGAAAGTGCGGCAACCTTTTTGACGTTATATCCAAGGTGGTTCCTGTTACTTTTGCTTCAAGGAACATTGGGTGTTTTCCTTTGGCTTTGGTACAGAGGGAAGCGATTTGGCTTCATCCTTATCCCAAGAGAAGAGACCGTTCGATTTAGTGATGAAAAATTGCAGGCATTAGCGGCTTGGTATATGAAGGGGCGTCAATATCAGGCATCCCTTACGATACAGGGGGATTATGTCAGAATGCTACTTCAAGAGCGCTGGGGTGTCCCGGTGCATAAGGAGTGGCTGGACATCGAAGATTCATTATCGAAGCTTTCATGGTCGAAAAAAGAGCGCCATTCGTTTTTAGCGGGGATAACAGACACCCTAACAAAAGAAAAAATAACCAAACAAGAATTTCTTCAGTGGTCCCTAAAAATAGATAGAATGAGAAAAGAGGTGGAGGATCGTGAACTCAGAAATCACATCCTTAATAGAAAAATATGA
- a CDS encoding DUF4129 domain-containing protein: protein MINESKAKEKIEQIVDEEEYQAYYQNSEGLLVSLWEKVKEWLLDLLVRLFPSLNPTSDTSTVLLIVLIVLFVGVLLLVLFTLSRNKLSKRRFHQNKPLENQGELHWSFQKHQEEADVHANQRSFSLATRHLFLALLLYFDEKQWLQTKIWKTNWEYYEELRKVNQIIAEKFYRLALLFDEVAYGEHTVTEEEFRQFQAQVMEWLVVEE, encoded by the coding sequence GTGATAAATGAATCGAAAGCGAAAGAGAAAATTGAGCAAATAGTTGATGAAGAAGAATATCAAGCTTACTACCAGAACTCTGAAGGACTGTTAGTGAGTTTGTGGGAAAAGGTAAAAGAGTGGCTACTTGATCTATTAGTGAGGCTATTTCCTTCATTAAATCCCACCAGTGATACATCTACAGTATTGCTAATTGTGTTAATCGTCTTATTCGTTGGGGTGTTACTATTGGTTTTGTTTACTTTATCAAGAAATAAGCTCAGCAAGCGACGATTCCATCAGAATAAACCATTGGAAAATCAAGGTGAATTGCATTGGTCCTTTCAAAAGCATCAAGAAGAGGCAGACGTACACGCCAATCAACGATCCTTTTCGCTTGCAACTCGGCACCTATTTTTGGCTCTGCTTCTGTATTTTGATGAGAAACAATGGCTACAGACGAAGATTTGGAAAACTAATTGGGAGTATTATGAAGAACTTCGAAAGGTAAATCAAATAATCGCAGAAAAATTTTACCGTTTAGCGCTTCTATTTGATGAGGTGGCTTACGGTGAACATACAGTGACAGAGGAGGAATTTCGTCAATTTCAAGCCCAGGTAATGGAGTGGCTGGTTGTTGAGGAGTAA
- a CDS encoding stage II sporulation protein M, with product MNVKQFIKQHRGNWQQLETLLITLQKKKNNTGTNIEQFHHMYQQAAQNLSFSQTYFPNEEVTSYLNGLVAKSHNHLYRDQVSSVKQVTHFFTTTFIGLLLEQWRFVVAAMLLFMVGAVGAFLSVYQDPLHLYSILPSNIAQGVDPSSLGQSDGEVDSSFMSASIMTNNIRVAFLAFAGGVFFGLLTVYMLVYNGIIIGALAALFWHQDKSYEFWAYIVPHGMIELTAIFIAGGAGLMMGYKLFVPGRYSRSFQLKKQAKRSVQLLLGTIPLFVIAGIIEGFITPATISLEFKYAVAFITVIGLILYVLIGRILWKRNL from the coding sequence ATGAATGTGAAACAATTTATTAAACAGCATAGAGGAAATTGGCAACAACTGGAGACACTTCTGATAACCCTTCAGAAGAAAAAGAACAACACTGGGACGAATATTGAGCAATTTCACCACATGTATCAACAGGCTGCGCAAAACCTCTCATTTAGTCAGACGTATTTTCCAAATGAAGAGGTAACTTCCTATTTAAACGGGCTCGTCGCCAAATCTCATAATCATTTATACAGAGATCAAGTGTCAAGTGTGAAGCAAGTCACTCATTTCTTCACAACTACGTTTATCGGTTTACTGTTAGAGCAGTGGCGATTTGTAGTGGCAGCCATGCTTTTATTTATGGTTGGAGCCGTTGGTGCATTTCTATCGGTCTATCAAGACCCGCTTCACTTATACTCTATTCTGCCTAGTAATATCGCACAGGGAGTGGATCCTAGTTCACTCGGGCAAAGCGATGGTGAAGTGGATTCTTCCTTTATGTCAGCATCAATTATGACAAATAATATTAGAGTGGCGTTCCTGGCCTTTGCTGGTGGGGTATTCTTTGGACTTTTGACAGTCTATATGCTGGTTTACAACGGTATCATAATTGGTGCTCTAGCGGCTCTGTTTTGGCATCAAGATAAATCGTATGAGTTTTGGGCGTATATCGTTCCTCACGGGATGATTGAGCTTACCGCCATTTTCATTGCTGGTGGAGCAGGTTTAATGATGGGCTATAAGCTCTTTGTTCCCGGCCGTTATTCTCGAAGCTTTCAGCTGAAGAAGCAAGCAAAGCGCTCCGTTCAATTATTACTAGGTACGATTCCCCTCTTCGTAATTGCTGGGATCATCGAAGGCTTTATTACGCCAGCTACGATATCGCTTGAGTTCAAGTATGCGGTTGCTTTTATCACTGTTATTGGGTTAATTTTATATGTGCTGATTGGTCGGATTCTCTGGAAAAGAAACCTATAG
- a CDS encoding DUF58 domain-containing protein → MTQLFKSWWARFLFQDKGIVPTKRLLTLFLLLSLFLLLATPLELSWTLIFIVNAFLLTASFFDLTLSPAKKRLMFKRSIPPQLERGVPYTVDIEITNPSDYNMNFRLLDGIPQNFRTTFPLSGTVPKNTKIVISYEVLAPVRGDYQIKELYIRYRSFLGLWEKQLTVDLANEIMVIPDLTETKRVLESAQNYLLYDGLKIRKKQAGVGEFSKIRNYVLGDDPRKINWRQTAKLQEVMTNEFEPEHGKYITILIDCGRMMGAELREGNRLEKSLEAVLTVAAAALQKGDYVSVLAFGKDVLVYIPPAKGIAHLQHILQKIYNLEVEAAESNYASVLFYLQSRQKKRSLLLLFSDVHTFVHENGALFYLKQLRKQHVFLTIGVEDEALVRVTRNASLGVKQTMIKSMAQKQLLVKKKEKVKWEKQGLLMVEAPEEQLATAAVSYYIEIMNRGLL, encoded by the coding sequence TTGACACAATTATTCAAGAGTTGGTGGGCTCGATTCCTGTTCCAAGATAAGGGGATTGTTCCAACTAAGCGACTGCTGACGTTGTTCTTGTTGTTATCACTTTTTTTATTATTGGCAACGCCATTAGAGCTGTCGTGGACGCTGATTTTCATTGTAAATGCATTTCTACTAACAGCCAGTTTCTTTGATTTAACTCTTTCACCTGCAAAAAAGAGGCTAATGTTTAAACGAAGTATTCCACCGCAATTAGAAAGAGGAGTCCCTTATACCGTAGATATTGAGATTACAAATCCTAGTGACTACAATATGAATTTTCGGCTGTTAGATGGAATTCCGCAAAATTTCCGAACAACCTTTCCTCTCAGTGGTACTGTACCCAAAAATACCAAGATAGTTATATCTTACGAAGTATTAGCTCCTGTAAGAGGGGATTACCAAATAAAAGAACTGTATATACGTTATCGAAGCTTTTTAGGATTATGGGAAAAGCAACTTACGGTGGATCTAGCTAACGAGATAATGGTGATTCCTGACTTGACTGAGACAAAAAGGGTATTAGAAAGCGCACAAAACTATTTGTTATACGATGGATTAAAAATTCGAAAAAAACAAGCTGGTGTTGGAGAATTTTCTAAGATCAGAAATTATGTTCTCGGAGATGATCCAAGAAAGATAAACTGGAGGCAAACGGCAAAGCTTCAAGAAGTGATGACGAACGAATTCGAACCTGAACATGGTAAGTATATTACGATATTGATCGATTGTGGTCGAATGATGGGAGCTGAGCTTCGCGAAGGTAATCGACTAGAAAAATCGCTCGAAGCTGTGCTTACTGTTGCTGCTGCGGCGCTCCAAAAAGGTGATTACGTCTCTGTATTAGCATTTGGAAAGGATGTATTGGTATATATTCCACCCGCTAAGGGTATTGCCCATCTGCAACATATTTTACAAAAAATATACAATCTTGAGGTAGAAGCTGCTGAATCGAACTATGCTAGTGTGCTTTTTTATTTGCAAAGCAGACAAAAAAAGCGGAGTTTACTATTGTTATTTAGTGATGTTCATACCTTCGTTCATGAAAATGGGGCGCTCTTCTACTTAAAACAACTTCGTAAACAACATGTCTTTTTAACGATTGGAGTGGAGGACGAAGCCTTAGTTCGTGTAACGAGGAATGCGTCATTAGGTGTGAAGCAAACGATGATCAAGAGTATGGCCCAAAAGCAACTCTTAGTGAAAAAGAAAGAAAAAGTGAAGTGGGAAAAACAGGGTCTCCTAATGGTGGAGGCCCCTGAGGAACAGCTAGCAACAGCAGCAGTTTCATATTATATTGAAATTATGAATCGCGGTCTTCTATAG
- a CDS encoding carbohydrate binding domain-containing protein, which translates to MTKRMMMIFLVLVLTLAVITPVHAKGTSSSNDALIKQWEENGLFTGLKNEKKNPNASMSKIEFSALMNNLFGYGWSDSSKGHAKKGSDVIEVAKKAGYWDEIFAENEQGNSSIKTEDALQILTYLFPDNAFVGANDQELNSKKPMNHIQAIQIIDQQIDGLFNKEGTYSDQTIKGNALINQSDITLENTTIKGDLFVTAGAIDGNITLENVIVSGTVYITKAQQNKVQSVNSILNKVVIYEPGETKSDWTLVWSDEFISNEIDPTKWTYDIGNWIVDENGNGIASGWGNNELEYYTDSQENSYIEAGKLVIKAQKEENPVEDKFGSYDYTSAKLKTKGLFSKKYGKFEANIKLPEGQGYWPGFWMMPEDDVYGGWPTSGEIDIMEAAGKDTTKIGGTIHYGEQYPNNTYKGTEYHFPEGEDFTGFHTYGIEWEPGEIRWYVDGQLYQTLDNWFSQGTNQASKYAFPAPFDQEFYMIMNLGVGGWYGGNPDDSTQFPGEMEVDYVRVYELTGRDYKEPIEPILEKEELPDEAKHPLEDGNLIYDNDFKNPFTIVDNYDNLLDPTYWNFVYLPDFSGDGGIVTEEIEGVPFAKMDVNNAGNALWAIQLIQKIAIVEGGTYKLSFDAKSDSNRNIMTKVSGGAERGYANYSGEQTISLTDHVESYEYTFTLNQETDVAARLEFNIGSNGNAPVWVGNVRVEEFFPEDPANMPKTPLADGNHLYNGTFDQGDMTRLNFWELEVDSKYTADMRVSESTRELKVAITDGGDSSQSVQLKQTGLQFLKGNSYELTFDARASEGREIEVEFLSEDGTVSYSESVPIVLTTQMDVHTVEFTMTKDYSDVDGQLFFRLGGQSGDIYLDNAKLIQTSEYIDYSQVDLYPLKNGEFSSGLDSWDSYVHFDALASVDEQKEELQANIENAGNETWSIQVYQENMKLSKGVTYVLSFDASSTADREIEVAVENAGYHRYFEKLVSLHSEMNSYNFEFVMTGDDTVTLKFLLGKFAQAHEITIDNVVLEVKNAEELE; encoded by the coding sequence ATGACAAAAAGAATGATGATGATTTTTTTGGTTTTGGTGTTGACGCTCGCGGTCATTACCCCGGTGCATGCGAAAGGAACCAGTAGCAGTAATGATGCCCTGATTAAACAATGGGAGGAAAACGGATTATTTACCGGGTTGAAAAATGAAAAAAAGAATCCAAACGCTTCCATGTCAAAAATAGAGTTTTCTGCTCTCATGAATAATCTATTTGGTTACGGATGGAGCGATTCATCGAAAGGCCATGCAAAAAAAGGAAGCGACGTGATTGAAGTAGCGAAAAAAGCTGGCTATTGGGACGAAATTTTTGCTGAAAATGAACAGGGGAATTCCTCGATAAAAACGGAGGATGCACTCCAAATTCTCACTTATTTATTCCCTGACAATGCTTTTGTTGGGGCTAATGATCAAGAACTAAATTCAAAAAAACCAATGAATCATATCCAAGCGATTCAAATAATTGATCAACAAATTGATGGATTATTTAATAAAGAAGGAACGTATTCGGATCAAACTATCAAAGGAAATGCACTGATCAATCAGTCTGATATTACGCTAGAAAATACGACCATTAAAGGAGACTTATTCGTAACTGCAGGGGCCATTGATGGGAATATCACGTTGGAAAATGTGATAGTAAGTGGAACGGTTTACATAACGAAGGCCCAGCAGAATAAAGTTCAGTCTGTGAATTCAATTCTAAATAAAGTAGTCATTTATGAACCAGGAGAAACGAAGTCCGATTGGACATTGGTATGGTCCGACGAATTTATCTCAAATGAAATCGACCCTACGAAGTGGACATATGATATTGGAAATTGGATCGTCGACGAAAATGGAAATGGAATCGCATCAGGTTGGGGGAATAATGAATTAGAATATTATACCGATTCTCAGGAAAACTCCTATATAGAAGCCGGGAAATTAGTCATTAAAGCCCAAAAAGAAGAAAATCCTGTTGAAGATAAATTTGGATCTTATGACTATACATCCGCAAAATTAAAGACAAAAGGTTTATTTAGCAAAAAGTACGGAAAATTTGAAGCTAATATTAAATTACCTGAAGGACAAGGGTATTGGCCGGGCTTTTGGATGATGCCAGAAGATGACGTCTATGGTGGTTGGCCAACTTCAGGTGAAATTGACATAATGGAAGCAGCTGGTAAAGATACGACTAAAATTGGAGGTACTATTCATTACGGGGAGCAATATCCGAACAATACGTATAAAGGAACAGAGTATCATTTCCCTGAAGGAGAAGATTTTACGGGCTTTCACACCTACGGGATTGAATGGGAACCAGGGGAAATTCGTTGGTATGTCGATGGTCAATTGTATCAAACATTAGATAATTGGTTCAGTCAAGGAACGAATCAAGCCAGTAAATATGCATTCCCAGCTCCTTTTGATCAAGAGTTTTATATGATTATGAATCTCGGTGTTGGTGGCTGGTATGGTGGGAATCCAGACGATTCAACGCAATTTCCAGGTGAAATGGAAGTGGACTATGTTCGCGTCTATGAACTTACAGGAAGAGATTACAAAGAGCCGATTGAACCAATTTTGGAAAAAGAGGAGCTGCCAGATGAAGCAAAACATCCACTTGAAGATGGAAATCTAATCTATGATAATGACTTTAAAAACCCGTTTACAATCGTCGATAATTATGATAATTTATTAGACCCAACATATTGGAATTTTGTTTATTTACCTGATTTTTCTGGAGACGGAGGGATAGTGACCGAGGAAATCGAGGGGGTCCCTTTTGCAAAAATGGACGTAAACAATGCGGGCAACGCTTTATGGGCTATTCAATTGATTCAAAAAATAGCCATTGTCGAGGGCGGAACGTATAAATTAAGCTTTGACGCAAAATCAGATTCAAACCGGAATATCATGACAAAGGTATCCGGTGGTGCTGAAAGAGGCTATGCAAATTATTCAGGTGAACAAACTATTTCCCTAACAGACCACGTTGAATCGTATGAATACACCTTTACATTAAACCAAGAAACCGATGTAGCTGCGAGGTTAGAATTTAATATCGGTAGTAATGGTAATGCGCCTGTGTGGGTTGGAAATGTTCGTGTCGAAGAATTTTTCCCAGAAGATCCGGCCAATATGCCAAAAACACCTCTAGCAGATGGGAACCACCTATATAATGGAACATTTGACCAAGGGGATATGACAAGATTGAATTTCTGGGAATTGGAAGTAGATTCAAAGTATACTGCCGATATGAGAGTTTCAGAGAGTACGAGGGAGTTAAAAGTAGCCATTACAGACGGTGGAGATTCTTCTCAATCCGTTCAACTGAAACAAACGGGATTGCAATTTTTAAAAGGAAATTCGTATGAATTAACATTTGATGCCCGTGCAAGCGAAGGAAGAGAGATTGAGGTAGAATTTTTGAGTGAAGATGGCACTGTAAGTTATTCAGAATCTGTACCTATTGTCTTAACCACCCAAATGGACGTTCATACGGTAGAATTTACGATGACGAAAGATTATAGCGATGTAGATGGTCAGCTTTTCTTTAGGCTAGGAGGCCAGAGTGGTGACATCTATTTGGATAATGCTAAACTGATTCAAACATCCGAATATATAGATTATAGCCAAGTAGATCTTTATCCATTAAAGAATGGAGAGTTTTCATCAGGACTAGATTCGTGGGACTCATATGTTCACTTTGATGCATTGGCGTCAGTCGATGAACAAAAAGAAGAATTACAAGCCAACATTGAGAATGCTGGAAATGAAACATGGAGTATTCAAGTATATCAAGAGAATATGAAACTATCAAAAGGCGTCACCTATGTTTTGTCCTTTGATGCAAGTTCTACAGCAGACAGAGAAATTGAAGTAGCGGTTGAAAATGCAGGGTATCATCGCTATTTTGAGAAGTTGGTTTCACTCCATAGTGAAATGAATTCCTATAATTTTGAATTTGTGATGACGGGGGATGATACCGTTACATTAAAGTTTTTATTGGGAAAATTCGCCCAAGCACATGAGATTACCATTGACAATGTGGTCTTGGAAGTGAAAAATGCAGAGGAATTGGAATAA